AGATTGCTCAGTCGGTGCTAGTGGCGCCCAGCACCCGCTCGAGCCGCTCGTTGAGGCGGTTGAGGCTGTCCTCCCCGGCCTTGCGCTCGTCGAGCACCTGCAGGAGCTCGTGGGTGATGTTCAGTGCCGCCATGATGGCGGTCTTCTCGGTGCCGAGCACCTTGGACTGCGAGTGGATGCCGTGCATGGCACGGTCCAGATAGCGGGCGGCGCGATCGAGCTGGTCCT
The genomic region above belongs to Halomonas sp. YLGW01 and contains:
- a CDS encoding cell division protein ZapA, with amino-acid sequence MTDDARRTADITLLGRSYVIACPPDEQDQLDRAARYLDRAMHGIHSQSKVLGTEKTAIMAALNITHELLQVLDERKAGEDSLNRLNERLERVLGATSTD